A region from the Brassica napus cultivar Da-Ae chromosome C8, Da-Ae, whole genome shotgun sequence genome encodes:
- the LOC106411570 gene encoding serine/threonine-protein kinase BLUS1, which translates to MARNKLEFPLDAEAYEIICKIGVGVSASVYKAVCIPMNSTVVAIKAIDLDQSRADFDSLRRETKTMSLLSHPNILNAYCSFTVDRCLWVVMPFMSCGSLHSIVSSSFPEGLPENCISVFLKETLNAISYLHDQGHLHRDIKAGNILVDSDGSVKLADFGVSASIYEPVTTSSGTTSSSLRLTDIAGTPYWMAPEVVHSHTGYGFKADIWSFGITALELAHGRPPLSHLPPLKSLLMKITKRFHFADYEINTSGCGKKKFSKAFREMVGLCLEQDPAKRPSAEKLLKHPFFRNCKGVDFVVKNVLHGLSNTEQMFIESQALIKGVEDDEDDDEEIVKNRRISGWNFREDDLQLSPVFPTTESDTSEFSPREVDPIQDKPEGDKVVITGSEVCLGLSNRNEEAKEQEGEVCGFDRDLVLEKLKLLKKSLEHQRARVLVIIEALSGEKEERNREEELLEMVEKLKIELEAEKMKTLRAEKESVLS; encoded by the coding sequence atgGCTCGGAACAAGCTCGAGTTTCCACTTGATGCTGAGGCTTATGAGATCATATGCAAGATAGGCGTTGGTGTCAGTGCTTCAGTCTACAAAGCCGTATGCATTCCCATGAACTCAACAGTAGTTGCCATCAAAGCCATCGATCTTGATCAGTCTCGAGCTGACTTCGACAGTCTTCGCCGTGAAACAAAGACCATGTCTCTTCTTTCTCATCCCAACATCCTCAACGCTTATTGTTCGTTCACCGTTGATCGATGCCTTTGGGTGGTCATGCCTTTCATGTCTTGCGGCTCTCTTCATTCCATCGTCTCTTCCTCATTCCCTGAAGGGCTACCCGAAAATTGCATTTCCGTGTTCCTCAAGGAAACTCTTAACGCAATCTCGTATCTTCACGACCAGGGTCATCTGCACCGTGACATCAAGGCTGGTAATATTCTTGTAGACTCTGATGGATCCGTGAAGCTCGCTGACTTCGGAGTATCCGCATCCATCTATGAACCCGTGACAACTTCGTCTGGAACGACGTCGTCTTCTTTAAGGCTGACTGATATAGCGGGAACGCCGTATTGGATGGCTCCTGAAGTGGTTCACTCTCACACAGGGTACGGTTTCAAGGCAGACATATGGTCGTTCGGGATAACGGCGTTGGAGTTAGCTCACGGTAGACCTCCGTTATCTCACTTACCGCCGTTAAAGAGTTTGCTCATGAAGATCACCAAAAGGTTTCATTTCGCTGATTACGAGATCAACACAAGCGGGTGTGGTAAAAAGAAGTTCTCAAAAGCGTTTAGAGAAATGGTTGGTTTGTGTCTTGAGCAAGATCCTGCTAAAAGACCTTCTGCCGAGAAGTTGCTGAAACATCCCTTCTTTAGGAACTGCAAAGGAGTTGATTTTGTGGTCAAGAACGTGTTGCACGGCTTGTCAAACACGGAACAGATGTTTATCGAGAGCCAGGCTTTGATCAAGGGtgttgaagatgatgaagatgatgatgaggagATAGTGAAGAACAGGAGAATCAGCGGGTGGAACTTCCGTGAAGACGATCTTCAGCTTAGTCCAGTGTTTCCAACTACTGAATCAGACACTTCCGAGTTCAGTCCACGTGAAGTAGATCCAATCCAAGACAAACCGGAAGGCGATAAGGTCGTGATAACCGGATCAGAAGTTTGTTTAGGTTTGTCAAACCGAAACGAGGAAGCTAAGGAACAAGAAGGTGAGGTTTGCGGGTTTGACAGAGATCTGGTTTTAGAGAAACTGAAACTCTTGAAGAAAAGCTTGGAGCATCAACGAGCAAGAGTGTTGGTGATAATTGAAGCTTTGAGTggggagaaagaagagaggaaCAGAGAAGAAGAGCTTCTAGAGATGGTGGAGAAGCTGAAGATTGAGTTGGAAGCTGAGAAGATGAAGACCTTGCGTGCTGAGAAAGAAAGTGTTTTAAGTTAA